The following are from one region of the Nymphaea colorata isolate Beijing-Zhang1983 chromosome 7, ASM883128v2, whole genome shotgun sequence genome:
- the LOC116257861 gene encoding guanine nucleotide-binding protein subunit beta-like protein, translating to MADSLVLRGTIKGHSDVVTAIATPIDNSDVIVSSSRDKSVLLWNLTKEEGPDYGVPRRRLTGHSHFVQDVVLSSDGQFALSGSWDSELRLWDLNTGLTTRRFVGHTKDVLSVAFSVDNRQIVSASRDRSIKLWNTLGECKYTIQDADSHTNWVSCVRFSPNTYSPTIVSGSWDKTVKVWNLTNCKLKCTLAGHTGYVNTVAVSPDGSLCASGGKDGVTLLWDLAEGKRLYSLDAGGIIHALCFSPNRYWLCAATEDSVKIWDLESKSIVQELKPDITAGKNKMLYCTSLSWSSDGSTLFTGYTDGAIRVWGVGRY from the exons ATGGCCGATTCGTTGGTTCTGAGAGGGACGATCAAGGGTCACTCGGACGTGGTCACGGCAATTGCCACCCCGATCGACAACTCCGACGTGATAGTCTCCTCCTCCCGCGATAAGTCCGTCCTTTTATGGAACCTCACCAAGGAGGAGGGCCCCGACTACGGCGTTCCCCGCCGCCGCCTCACCGGTCACTCCCATTTCGTTCAGGACGTCGTTCTATCCTCTGATGGACAGTTCGCGCTCTCCGGATCTTGGGACTCTGAGCTCCGACTCTGGGACCTCAACACCGGTCTCACGACCCGGCGCTTTGTCGGGCACACCAAGGACGTGCTATCAGTCGCTTTCTCCGTCGACAACCGCCAGATCGTGTCCGCCTCCCGGGACCGTTCCATCAAGCTCTGGAACACGCTCGGAGAGTGCAAGTACACGATCCAGGACGCCGATAGCCATACCAACTGGGTAAGCTGCGTGAGATTCTCGCCCAATACCTATTCCCCCACCATTGTCTCCGGTTCGTGGGACAAGACCGTGAAGGTCTGGAACCTCACTAACTGCAAGCTCAAGTGCACTCTCGCTGGCCACACCGGGTATGTCAACACCGTTGCAGTCTCCCCGGACGGTTCGCTCTGCGCCAGCGGCGGCAAAGACGGCGTCACCCTACTTTGGGACCTTGCCGAGGGGAAGAGGCTTTACTCCCTCGATGCGGGCGGTATCATCCATGCCCTTTGCTTCAGCCCCAACAGGTACTGGCTCTGCGCAGCCACCGAGGACAGTGTGAAGATCTGGGACCTGGAGAGCAAGAGCATTGTTCAGGAGCTCAAGCCTGACATCACTGCTGGAAAGAACAAG ATGCTATACTGCACCAGTTTGAGCTGGAGTTCGGATGGAAGCACTCTGTTCACTGGATACACTGATGGTGCAATTAGAGTTTGGGGAGTAGGCCGTTATTAG
- the LOC116257599 gene encoding uncharacterized protein LOC116257599 → MASLPQPLGLNTPFAANPAPSAGVAPSAQATKDRKMASAEQLVLELSNPDTRENALLDLSKKRELFQDLAPMLWHSFGTIAALLQEIVSIYPVLSPPNLTPSASNRVCNALALLQCVASHPDTRTLFLNAHIPLYLYPFLNTTSKTRPFEYLRLTSLGVIGALVKVDDTDVINFLLSTEIIPLCLRTMEMGSELSKTVATFIVQKILVDDVGLAYICATAERFFAVGRVLGTMVASLTEQPSLRLLKHIIRCYLRLSDNPRACEALKNCLPDILRDMTFLNCLRDDPLTRRWLTQLLHNVNNAGNVNNMPRGPTMVPGPMDHFITG, encoded by the exons ATGGCGAGTCTTCCGCAGCCGTTAGGCCTCAACACCCCCTTCGCCGCCAACCCCGCCCCTTCTGCAGGTGTTGCCCCCTCTGCTCAGGCAACCAAGGATCGCAAGATGGCCTCAGCCGAGCAGCTCGTTCTTGAGCTTAGCAACCCTGACACAAGGGAAAACGCGCTGCTTGATCTTTCTAAG AAAAGAGAGCTATTTCAGGATTTGGCTCCAATGCTGTGGCATTCATTTGGAACAATTGCGGCATTGCTGCAG GAAATAGTTTCCATTTATCCTGTGCTTTCACCACCAAATCTTACTCCTAGTGCGTCAAACAGAGTTTGCAATGCACTTGCTCTGTTACAG TGTGTAGCTTCACATCCGGATACCAGGACACTTTTCCTCAATG CCCACATACCATTGTATCTGTATCCATTTTTGAATACGACAAGCAAGACACGACCATTTGAGTACTTGAGACTTACCAGCCTGGGAGTAATTGGTGCACTAGTGAAG GTGGATGACACTGATGTTATTAATTTTCTGCTTTCAACGGAAATAATTCCTCTCTGCCTGCGCACAATGGAAATGGGTAGTGAACTCTCGAAGACG GTGGCTACGTTCATTGTCCAAAAGATTTTGGTGGACGACGTTGGCTTGGCATATATCTGTGCTACTGCAGAGCGGTTTTTTGCTGTTGGCCGTGTTCTGGGTACCATGGTTGCTTCACTAACTGAACAGCCTTCATTGCGACTATTGAAGCATATAATTCGCTGTTATCTTAGACTTTCTGACAATCCTAG GGCTTGTGAAGCATTAAAGAATTGCCTTCCTGATATATTGAGGGATATGACTTTTCTAAATTGCCTTAGG GATGATCCACTCACACGGCGATGGCTCACTCAGCTGCTGCACAATGTGAATAATGCTGGAAATGTCAACAACATGCCACGAGGCCCCACTATGGTGCCTGGACCTATGGACCATTTCATTACAGGATGA